ACCTGACCTCGCTCAACCAGGATTCGCGCTACTGGAACCGCCCCAACATGAGCTACACGGACACCGTGCAGCCCGGGGCTCAGCACCGGTACTCGATCGAGGTCACCGACGGCACGAATGTGTCCGGGCGCAACGGCCCGGTCTATGTGACCGCCAGAAACTGACCGAACGCCGAGTGGGGGGTAAATGACGCACCGAGTAGGTTATGCGCCGGGGGTCTATGACCTCTTCCATGTCGGACACCTGAACATTCTCCGGCACGCCAAAAGTCAGTGCGACTATCTGGTGGCCGGCGTCGTCTCGGACGAAATGGCGATGCAGGCGAAAGGGCAGGCACCGGTCATTCCGCTGACCGAGCGGCTGGAGATCGTACGCAGCGTCCGATTCGTGGACGCGGCATTCGTCGAGACGGTGCCCGACAAATTGGAGACATGGCAGCAGGTGCGGTTCGACGTCATTTTCAAGGGCGACGACTGGCGGGGGACGAGCAAGGGCGACAAGCTCGAACGGGATTTCGCGACGGTCGGGGTCGAGGTGGTCTATTTCCCCTACACCGTGCACACGTCGAGCACCCTGCTGCGCAAGGTGCTCGACGGGCTGGCGAATTCGGCGTGACCGGAGGAACTGATCCGGTGCCCGGCCCGGGGCGCCCGCTCCGGTGAGGTGTCCGTCCCCGGCCTGTCAGCGGCCGGGGACGGACAACTCTCGGTACCACTTCACGAGGAACGCCACCATGAACAGCAGATGGGCGGCGAGCAGGACGCAGTACATCGCCAGGAACAGATCCTGGCTGCCGAACAGCAGGAACAGGGCGCAGAACACCCCGTAGTCGACGGGCAGCAGGGCGACGGAGCGCAGCGTGGAGGCGGATGCCGAGGGCGCCGCACCGCCCGCACCGCTCCGCAACCGGTCGGCGCGCTTGAGCTGTTCGGTGAGGATGCCGCCGAAGAAGACCACCACCGCGGCGAACTGGAAGGCGACCGGGAGGAGCAGATACCTGGGGTCGGAGAAGCCGAAGTAGCGGTAGAACGAGATGAGTACGGCCATGTGGAGGGCGAGCATCTTCGCGCAGTCGACCACATGGTCCAGCCACTCCCCCGCGGCGCTGCCGGTTCCGGTCAGCCGGGCGAGCTGCCCGTCGGCGGAGTCGAGGGCGAAACCGAGGACCAGCGCCGCGAAAATGCCGGCCGCCGCGGCGGGCGAGGGGCGGAGCACCGCAATCATGACCACACCGGCAAAGGTGAACACCGCACTGATCATGGTGATTTGATTGGGCGTCAGTTTTATGGTGTAGCCCGCGGCGGCCAACACCCGGCCGGCCGGCCGGTTCACATAACGCGAGTACAGGGACACCCCCTTCGCGGATTTCTGGGCCGCAGACAGCTGTCTGATCGCATATCCGAACTGGCTCATGTCCCCCACCTGATGAATGGACCCCCGAAGGAGCAACATCATGGCAGGCAGGACCTCTCCGTCAACCGGTGGCGCCGATCGCCGGACAGTGCTGGCCGGTACGGCCGCGGCGCTGGCGGCCGCCCTCACCGG
This genomic stretch from Streptomyces nigrescens harbors:
- a CDS encoding CDP-alcohol phosphatidyltransferase family protein, which codes for MSQFGYAIRQLSAAQKSAKGVSLYSRYVNRPAGRVLAAAGYTIKLTPNQITMISAVFTFAGVVMIAVLRPSPAAAAGIFAALVLGFALDSADGQLARLTGTGSAAGEWLDHVVDCAKMLALHMAVLISFYRYFGFSDPRYLLLPVAFQFAAVVVFFGGILTEQLKRADRLRSGAGGAAPSASASTLRSVALLPVDYGVFCALFLLFGSQDLFLAMYCVLLAAHLLFMVAFLVKWYRELSVPGR
- a CDS encoding adenylyltransferase/cytidyltransferase family protein, with product MTHRVGYAPGVYDLFHVGHLNILRHAKSQCDYLVAGVVSDEMAMQAKGQAPVIPLTERLEIVRSVRFVDAAFVETVPDKLETWQQVRFDVIFKGDDWRGTSKGDKLERDFATVGVEVVYFPYTVHTSSTLLRKVLDGLANSA